From Salvelinus namaycush isolate Seneca chromosome 9, SaNama_1.0, whole genome shotgun sequence:
acagattttaGCTTTGGGATAAGAAAACGGTtttgaaataaaatgtttaatcgacgagaaaatgtgtagaatgtcggccaaaatccatctccttccatctcaCACTCTATCTTGTATTAGTTATAAAAAAAGATTTGCCTTGTGTCTGTGTTACAACTTTACTTGAGGCGATGTTTATGGGGTTAATAGTGATGGGCCAGTAATTgaaggttgctggtttgagtCCCTGAGCCGACTATGTGATTAGGTAAACAGACTAGGTGAAAATTCTGTTGATGTGCCTTTGAGTAAGGCACTTACCCCTAATTGCTCAAGGAAGAAGCGCTGCGTATGAGtgtgctaaattactaaaatgtcaaatgtattaGCAAATTCATAACACATACGCAGTACAACTTTATTTGAGGGGATGTTAATGTCACAGATATCATTGTACTTCGTAACTCTCTTGTGTTGTGTTTTTAAAGAAAGGACTGTCCAGCCAGCGATTGAGGTTTATTGGTGTTTATTCTGACAAACACAAGGAAGCACATTAGATGTGCAGGACAACAGTATGTTGATGGTTGTAGATTTGTGCTTCATTGCTTGTCAGTCAGTATCAGACAAGGTTTTTTGTAATCAAACATCAAAACAATGACAAAAATAGTACAAAATACAATCAATGTCAGTACTTGACAATAGATAGAGGAAACACATTAGATTTGCAGGACAGTATGTTGATGGCTGTAGATTTGTGATGTGTCTTTTGGCATGGAAATAattgtgccttcagaaagtattcacaccccttgactttttccacattttgttgtgttacaccctgaatttaaaatggattcaattgagatgttgtgtcactgataTATACACAATACCGCATACTGTCAATGTGGAATTTTGTTTTTAGAATtttgtacaaattaataaaaaatgagaagctgaaatgtcttgaattaagaattcaacctctttgttatagcaagcctaaaaaaaaaatatgtgcttaacaagtcacataagttgcatggaatcactctgtgtgcaatgatagttaacatgattttttaatgactaccccacctctgtaccacacacatacatttacctgtaaggtccctcagtcaagaagtgaatttcaagcacagattcaaccacaaagaccagggaggttttacaatgcatcgcaaagaagggcacctattgtgagatgggtgaaaataaaaaaaagcagacactgaatatcactttgagcatagtgaagttatcaattacgctttggatggtgtatcaatacacccagtcactacaaagatgcaggcgtccttcctaactcaattgccagagaggaaggaaaccactcagggatttaaccatgaagccaatggggattttaaaacagttacagattaATGGCtatgatatgagaaaactgaggatggatcaacaacattgtagttactccacaaaactaAATGACAGTAAAAATGAAGCCCGCACAGtataaaaatattacaaaacatgcattttgtttgcaataaggcactgaaataataatgcaaaaaatatggcaaataAATTAATTTACGTTTGGGGctaatccaacacaacacatcactgagtaccagtcTTCATGTTTTCAAGCATGGCGGTGGCTGAATCATATTATTGTTAAGGCTCTCGTTTGTTgaatgaagagtggaccaaggcgcagcgtggtaggcgttcaTCATGctttttattgatgacaccaaaacAAAAACGACAAAAAAACGAatgcgaacagttctgtcaggcacagacactaaacagaaaacaagattccacaaaacccaaaaggaaaatgacaaattatatgatccccaatcagagacaacgatagacagctgcctctgattgggaaccacacgcggccaaaaacaaagaaatagaaaacatagactttcccacccgagtcacaccctgacctaaccaaacatagagaataataaggatctttaaggtcagggtttgacagttatgggtatgcttgtcatcggcaaggacaagGGAGTTATTTAGGATAAAGCAAACATAATAGTAATCCCAGGAAAAATCCTTGAAGAaaaactggttcagtctgctttccaacagaaactgggagacaaatttaccattcagcaggacaataaccttaaacctaaaaggccaaatatacactggggTTGCTTACCAAAACGACatttaatgttcctgagtggcctagttacagttttgactcaaATCTGCTTGAAATCGATGgcatgaaaatggctgtctagcaatgatcaacaaccaacttgacagctCTTGaagaactttaaaaaaaataatggccaaatattgtacaatccaggtatgcaaagctcttaCCCAAGAAAGACTTACCCAAAAACACTCACAGTTGTAATtttctgccaaaggtgattctaacatgtattgactcagggggttgaatacttatctaatcaagtaTAATAGTATATACCGGTAGtataatttttcttccacttaaGACATTACAGAGTATTGTGTGTGGATCGTTGACCCTtcgtggttgagagaatgccaagagggtgcaaagctgtcatcaaggcaagaatataaaatataaaatgtattttgatttgtttaatacttttttggttactacttgattccatatgtgttatttcatagttttgatgtcttcactattattctagaatgtagaaaatagtcaaaataaatagtagttgtgtccaaacttttaactggtactgtgaatatatatatatatatatatgcacacatagtatacaaaatattaagaacacctctttccatgacatagactgaccaggtgaatccaggtgaaagctatgatcccttgttgatgtcacttgtgaaatccacttcaatcaacatagatgaaagggaggagacaggttaaagaaggatttctaagccttgagacaaatgagacagaTCCTTGCGAAaggggcagtgcattatcatgctgaaccATGAGGTTCTTGCTGCAGATGAATGGCgcaacaatgggcctcagtatATCGTTCTatttgccatcaataaaatgcaattgtgttcgttgtccgtaccttacacctgcccataccataaccccaccgccaccatgggacactctgttcacatcagcaaaccactcgcccacacaacaccatgtatgtggtctgcggttgtgaggctgcttggatgtactgccaaattctataaaacgacattggaggcggcttatggtagagaaatgaacataacATTTtcaggcaacagctctggtggacattcctgcagtcagcatgtcaattgcacgcttgctcaaaacttgagacatctgtagcattgtgttgtgtgagaaAACTGCACATATTatagtggtcttttattgtcaccggcacctgtgtaacgatcatgctgtttaatcagcttcttgatatgccacacctgtcaggtggatggattatcttgtcaaagaagaagaaatgctcactaacagggatgtaaacaaatttttgcacagaatttgagagaaattagcattttgtatatagacttaatttttttaattaattcatttaataaataaaaaaattatactgtattattgactgtatgtttgtttattccatgtgtaactctgtgttgttgtatgtgtcgagctgctttgctttatcttggccaggtcacagttgtaaatgagaacttgttctcaactagcctacctggttaaataaaggtgaaataaaaataaatacaattttgtgcatatggaacatttctgggcacttttatttcagcttatgaaacatgggactaacactacatcttgcgtttatatttttgttcagtgtatatacatCAGGACATTTACATAGTGAACTCgtacacattgtaaatatgaaaataaaatatagaatttcagaacgtgacctacctCTTACATGTCAATATCAGACTAAGAAGAATTTACGTTCGCAATCTTCCCCTATCTACAAACGTAACCAATGGCATAAAACCTTATTGATATTTAAATTCAATCAATGAATAATAAATATATTTCTGCTGTgtcaagtggaaacataaccaaccctgttacatgaataacacattcattatCAATAACAACCACAAGTTGATATTTCCGGTATATCACACAGTAAATGTAGTTTGTTTGTCATACTGCAAAATGATCAAGTGCTGCTAATCAATGTGTTTTGCATGGGTTATGAATTGGGTTATGAatgggttatgtatgggttatgaatgggTTATGAATGGGTTATGAATGGGTTATGTATGTTATGAATACGTCATGTATAGGTTATTAATGTGTTAGGTATGGGTTACGAATGCATTATGTATGGGTTTTGAATGGGTGAAATATgagttatgaatgtgttatgtatgggttatgattgggttatgtatgggttatgaatgtgatatgtatgggttatgaatgggTTATGTATAGGTTATGAATGGGTTATGcatgggttatgaatgtgttatacATTTTAAAACTGGGAAACAATCATACAATGGGATGCCTATCCGAAGACAAGGACTGCAACCACTGTTGAACTTTGTGTTTTGATGCATCTCAACAACAAAGGGATGTGGGTGTGTGTTGCTTACTCCAATAAGAGTATCCAACCTGATCAGAGGAGGAGACATAGCCTTGACTGCATAGGAAAATCTTCCTAATAGAATATCTGTGCTAACGTATGGATATGTTTCATGGGTGCAAGTGCATCCAGTATTATTTTTGGTGTGCTGAATGGGGCAAAAACCTGGCTCGTCTGACCCCAAGACAAATATTCTACTTGCTACTAGCCAAAATGTCAATAATAATAGGAACATACTGTACCTATGTGGCAGTGTTTATTaaggtagactcagcaatatgacgtagatgcagaaagtaaacagcatattAGGTCAATTTCCTTCAATAACCCCAAGGCTCAACTTCTCTGCTGTTTCAGTCCCGTGGCTTTTAAGGTGTAACACTGTGAAGCGAACACGTGCGCttgcgcagatactgtgtgtgaccgtgtgagagtgaagtcttgcatctcgctcatctcaatatctgcggtgTTACTCGTTGCAATGCCATGACTTAaatgctctctcgctctctttaacacacacacacacacacacacacacacacacacacacacacacacacacacacacacacatacacacactgtaatgCGTATTTAAGGGCGGTTGAATTACACAATTAATTTTtagatactttaggatgatttggtCATGAAGCACGAAAATGCTAAATATCtaaggtaaggaaaccaatgtaatTTTGGTGAACCATCCCTTTAATGCCTATGCATTAATTCATTGTTATgatttttagtatttttttctaGGCCTTTCCCACTACTTTTCCAACTTTGAACAGGGAGGGGGTGAGTCAATGGATTGCTTGCTGATCACAATTGCGCATGTGCTAACAGTCAGCACGATCAAGAGTAGCAGCCTTAATGCTGAGCAACATTTAATGGAAAAATGTGAATAACACGTGAACATCGCAGTTCAAATATAACCCGTTTTTTCGTATCGTTGTGGGATTTTCCTTTTTTTCTCCCAAGTAATAAGAAATTGCTTTCATTGATAACTACCGCACTGCGCAGTGACGGTTGGGGGAAGTTCACAATTGGAGTAGCTACCCCAGACGCCGGCGGAGTGTCTTTTACATCAAGCGCTGTAAAAAGCTACTTCAGAGCAGACCATCCACATTTGCGTGTTTTCACATCTTTAGGGACAGACATCATACATTCCTTATAGTGGGGAAGTCATTGAAAAACATAAATATTTTTCTTCTTGTTTCAAAAATGGCCGCAGCAATGGTGGAAATGGACGGAAGTATAATGGAGGGTGTGAGTATTTCACACGATTAAAATACACTTTCTACTACATATTTTATCAACATGATTTGACATTGAACTTAGAATATGTCTTTACTATGTATATTATGTTTTGTCCTCTTTTAGGGCGGGCAAATTTTGAGAGTATCTGCCGCACTGAGTTGCATCAACGGCGCTTCCATCAGAATAAACAAAATTCGCGCAGGTAGAGGTACACCAGGATTAAGGTATTCATTTCCTAAATCCATGTCATGATATTGTAGAGTATGTAGCTGGCTAGACGACAACAAAAGCCACATGTCATCCTACTAATATAAGAAAGCTTCATTCGAGTTGCAGTCTATAGCCCTGGGGCAATCGCCGGCGTCTCCAGACAGAAGTTTAGTTCATCAGAACACAAAGCAAAGTTGGTTTAAAGGACTTTTATTTTCCAAGCAGATAGAGCGTCAACTTTAATCTCTGACAATTGACTGTTTTACAGCCTATGGTCTATAACTTGTCTTATCTTTTGTTTCATATTTAATGGCAGATGCCCACCCTCATAGCTACATTTTTCATGTGATCCTTTGTTGGGAATGTGCAAGCACATGGCAGTTGACTTATTTCTATCAACAACTGAACTAGAAAACTTTTCCCTCATTGCCTTGTGTTATTCAGCGCAGATAATATCATAGCCTACATATTGTCATTATTCAATTGAAATAGCTTAGTCCTTTTCCTTTCATTGTTAACCCCTTACCCCCCTTCCCCTTTTCACTACTAGACCACAGCATCTGTCAGGGTTGGAGTTGGTGAGGGACATTTGTTGTGGAAATCTTGAGGGAGGCTCAGTGGGATCTACAGAAGTCACACTCACCCCTGGGAAAATAAAAGCTGGGAATCACACTGCAGACCCACAAACGGCAGGGTAAATCATGTTAGGCTGCACCACCGTTATTCCTGACGGCACACATTCAATGGGAGTATGGGACAGACATTTTTTGGTTCCTAATCTCAGACAataattattttaattttatttatttaactaggcaagtcagttaagaacaaattcttatttacaatgcagggctaggaacagtgggttaacagccttgttcaggggcggaacgacagatttttaccttgtcagctcggggattcgatctagcaacctttcggttactggcccaatgctctaaacactaggctacctgccgccacaaaGAAAGACAGAGCTGTGGATGGCTATCCAAATGCACTTGTTAAAAACCTTGTTACTATCAAGCTGACATGATACTTGATACCCATATAAACATTGCCCAAAACTATGTAGAGTTTGACAATTTCACAAAATAGCaggaaaaaatacattttgccCCAGACGATACAATACTGTGTCAATTTCTTAATCGAAATTCATTTTGTGTATAACGATGGGGGATATTTACATTTGGGAGTATGGAACCCCCTGTTAATCTCCTGGCAGATAGCCTAGCGTTTaagggcgttgggccagtaaccaaaagatcactggtttgaatcccctgagccggcaaggtggagaaatctgccgttctgcccttgagcaaggcagctCCCTGGGTACCTATGATGTCGATTTTGAAGGCAGCCCCCTGcagctctctgattcagagggtttgggtttattttggttgaatgcatttagttgtacaactgactagctaTCCCCTTTACCTTCCCTATCTATTTCATACTTCTATCTTGCTCTGTTCCAGGAGTGTGGGGCTGCTGCTGCAGGTCTCTCTACCCTGTGCCCTGTACGCTGATGGCCCCTCTGAGCTCTGTCTGAAGGGGGGCACCAACGCGGACATGGCCCCGCAGATTGACTACACCATCAAGGTATGGCTTACCTTAACCTGTGTTGGGAGAGGTACCAGtggttgtattttattttatttaactagacaagtcagttaagaacaaattcttattttcaatgacggccaaggaacagtgtaacccactgttccttcaggggaagaacgacagatttttaccttatcagctcggggattcgatcttgcaacctttcgggtactagtccaacgctctaaccactaggctaccctgccgtaaTGTGGGTTGTGTTCCTGGGAAATCATGAATTTTAGTTCTCTCAAATTCTTAAATACCTTGTCTATAGATAGGCCCGAAGATGGATTGCTTGGTTTATGACTGTCACTAAACATCCTCTTATTTGCCATCTATTTATTTTTAAGTTAGTTTCTTTGTGTTACCGTTATATGTACTCTTAAAGTCAGTTTTACGTTTTCCTCCAGGTATTCAAGCCCATTGTGGAGAAGTTTGGTGTACATTTCAACTGTGACTTGAGAATGAGGTTAGTATCGTCCCCCCTGTTAGATTAGTGTTGGTGTAAAAAATACTGCCTGGTCCCCAAAATATGACCATGCATGTTCTTGTCTTGAATAGGGGCTACTACCCCAAAGGCGGAGGTGAGGTGGTGGCTAAGGTTAGCCCAGTGAGCGAGCTGAGCCCTGTCAACATGACCGAACGAGGAACCATCTCCAAGATCTATGGAAGGTCCTTTGTTGCTGGGGTTTTACCCTATAAGGTACCATACCAAGCAATGGCTTTGGGTTAGAGTTGCCGATGCATTTTACTTTAAGTTACTGTtatacagtgcctatagaaagtaCACACCAGCTTGAACTTTTTTCACATCTTGttgcgttacaaagtgggatttaaGAATATTTAATTGTACTTTTTTTGtaattgatctacacaaaatactctaatgtcaaagtgaaaagagaattctactcattttacaatttttttttatttttttttggcaaactggcttaacaaatcacaagTTATATGGACGCACCATGAGGCCATTAGGGATTTTAAAACTGCTACAGTTCAATGGCTATGATGGGAGAAAACAACCGAGGAAGAAAAAAACACTGCAAAGGAATGCtatttttggcctaaatgcaaagccttatgtttgggggcaaatccaatacatcactgagtaactgcctctttattttcaagcatggtggtggctgcatcatggtatgggtatgcttgacatcggcaaagactggtcagtttttcaggatgaaaagaaacAGGACTGAGCTAAGCCAGTGTTTCCCGCACTCGGTCCTCAGGACCCGAAGGGGtacacgttttgttttttgccccaacactgcacagctgatttaagtgatcaaagcttgatgattagttgattgtTTGAATCATCTGTGTAGTGcttgggcaaaaaccaaaacgttcaCCCTTTGGGGTACAGatgaccgagtttgggaaatcctgagctaagcacaggcaaaatccaagagaacctgcttcagtctgctttacaccagacactgggaaaggaattcatctttcagcgggacaataacctacaacataaagccaaatctacactggagttgcttaccaaaaagactgaatgttcctgagtggctatgttacagtttttacttaaatctgcttggAAGTCTATGGCAAGACTTTTGTGAAGTGCTGGTTCAGGAAAGTTGTTGTTTTATTGTATTATTAAAAACAAGGtatttggtatttattaggatccccattagctcttgcaaaagcagcagctactcttcctggggtccacacaaaacatgaaacaatacagaacatcattagacaagaacagctcaaggacagaaatacatacatttaaaaaaaaggcaCACGTAAAAAGGAGAAGGGTTATTTAAGATACTCCTTGAAGACGTAGGGTTTCAGCTGCTTTTGGAAGAtgtgcagggactctgctgtcctagcttcaggggaagCTGCTTCTACCATTGGGGTGCAAGGAGAGGAGCTTGGACTAGACTTAGCGGAAGCTGCCCTCTTGTAGGGGTGGttgggccaagagaccagaggtggcagtacggagttggggtgtagggtttgagcgtagcctgaaggtagggaaggGCAGGTCCTCTTGCTGCTCTGTatgcaagcaccatggtcttgtagtggatgcgagcttcgactggatgCCAGTGGAGATTGCAGCGAAGCGGGATGACATACAAGACCTTGAAAAACAGGTGGGCTGCAGCATTCTAGATAAGTTGCAGCGGTTTGATGACACAAGAGGGGAGCCCAggcaacagcgagttgcagtaatccagatgggagatgacaagcgcctggattaggacctgcgctgcttcctgtgtgaggtaggttCATACTCTACAGATGTTGTCGAGATTTGAGCGGGCAGGTCTTTCCCGGGAGTAAGAGCGGGGTGTGATGGGGAAGGAGGAAAGTatttgagtgtcatccgcatagcactGATAGGAGATACCATGTGAAGATAtgacggagccgagtgacttggtgtatagagagaagtggcctagaaccgagccctggggacaccagtagtgagagtatgtggtgcagacacagatcctctccacgtcacctggtaggagcggcctgccaggtaggatgcaatccaagagacacccagccctgagaggtgaagaggaggaggcggcaggtagcctagtggttagagcattggaccagcaaccggaaggttgcaagatcgaatccccgagctgacaaggtaaaaatctgttctgcccctgaacaaggcagttaaccctaggctgtcattgaaaataagattttgttcttaactgacttgcctagttaaataatgatGTTTTAAAaaaggatctgatggttcacggtgtcgaaGGCAGCGGCTAGATCtcggaggatgagaacagaggagagagagagagagagagtaagctttggcagtgtggagagcctccgtgacacagaagAGCAGTCTTGGTTGAGTGACCAGTCTTGAAGTCTGACTGGTTATCAGAGTTGATCAGAGAAAGTGTTTTGTAAAGATATAAAAAAAGAAGGGATCTACAGGTCTGTAGTTTTTGACGTCAGATGAGGCAAGTGTTGTTTTTTTTAGGGGAGCGACTCCTGACGTTTTGAAGTCGAGTGGGCCCCTCCATTGTTGAGGacagggagaaggtctccagagatgttctggaggaggggaggggatcaagcgggcaggttgttgggcggtcagacctcactagtcgcaggatt
This genomic window contains:
- the rtca gene encoding RNA 3'-terminal phosphate cyclase isoform X1 yields the protein MAAAMVEMDGSIMEGGGQILRVSAALSCINGASIRINKIRAGRGTPGLRPQHLSGLELVRDICCGNLEGGSVGSTEVTLTPGKIKAGNHTADPQTAGSVGLLLQVSLPCALYADGPSELCLKGGTNADMAPQIDYTIKVFKPIVEKFGVHFNCDLRMRGYYPKGGGEVVAKVSPVSELSPVNMTERGTISKIYGRSFVAGVLPYKLAKDMATTATRVIRREIKDLYINIQTLQEKDMACGSGNGIIIIAESSTGCIFAGSALGKKGVYPDKVGFEAAEMLLRNIRHNGCVDEFLQDQLILFMALANGISRIRTGPVTLHTKTAIHVAEQLTQAKFTVTKADDENASNDTYIIECQGVGVTNPHF
- the rtca gene encoding RNA 3'-terminal phosphate cyclase isoform X2; protein product: MVEMDGSIMEGGGQILRVSAALSCINGASIRINKIRAGRGTPGLRPQHLSGLELVRDICCGNLEGGSVGSTEVTLTPGKIKAGNHTADPQTAGSVGLLLQVSLPCALYADGPSELCLKGGTNADMAPQIDYTIKVFKPIVEKFGVHFNCDLRMRGYYPKGGGEVVAKVSPVSELSPVNMTERGTISKIYGRSFVAGVLPYKLAKDMATTATRVIRREIKDLYINIQTLQEKDMACGSGNGIIIIAESSTGCIFAGSALGKKGVYPDKVGFEAAEMLLRNIRHNGCVDEFLQDQLILFMALANGISRIRTGPVTLHTKTAIHVAEQLTQAKFTVTKADDENASNDTYIIECQGVGVTNPHF